A window of the Oryza brachyantha chromosome 5, ObraRS2, whole genome shotgun sequence genome harbors these coding sequences:
- the LOC102699684 gene encoding shaggy-related protein kinase GSK2 produces the protein MEQPALAPEPMLLDAQPPPVCEKKQEAEAPYAEGNDAVTGHIISTTIGGKNGEPKRTISYMAERVVGTGSFGIVFQAKCLETGETVAIKKVLQDRRYKNRELQLMRAMDHPNVISLKHCFFSTTSRDELFLNLVMEYVPETLYRVLKHYSNANHRMPLIYVKLYMYQLFRGLAYIHTVPGVCHRDVKPQNVLVDPLTHQVKLCDFGSAKALVAGEPNISYICSRYYRAPELIFGATEYTTSIDIWSAGCVLAELLLGQPLFPGESAVDQLVEIIKVLGTPTREEIRCMNPNYTEFRFPQIKAHPWHKVFHKRMPPEAIDLASRLLQYSPSLRCTALDACAHPFFDELREPNARLPNGRPFPPLFNFKHELANSSPELISRLVPEHVRRQADHNFFNAGS, from the exons ATGGAGCAGCCGGCGCTGGCGCCGGAGCCGATGCTGCTCGACGCCCAGCCGCCGCCCGTCTGCGAGAAG AagcaggaggcggaggcgccgtACGCGGAGGGGAATGACGCGGTGACCGGGCACATCATCTCCACCACCATCGGCGGCAAGAACGGCGAGCCGAAGCGG ACTATTAGCTACATGGCGGAGCGCGTTGTGGGCACCGGTTCTTTCGGTATCGTCTTTCAG GCTAAATGCTTGGAGACGGGAGAGACGGTGGCCATTAAGAAGGTGTTGCAGGACCGACGGTACAAGAACCGTGAGCTTCAGCTTATGCGCGCCATGGACCATCCCAATGTCATCTCCCTGAAGCACTGCTTCTTCTCAACCACAAGCAGGGATGAGCTGTTCCTCAATCTTGTCATGGAATATGTTCCGGAAACGCTCTACCGTGTGCTGAAGCACTACAGCAATGCCAACCACCGGATGCCGCTTATCTATGTCAAGCTTTACATGTACCAG TTGTTTAGGGGGCTTGCGTACATTCATACCGTTCCAGGAGTCTGCCATAGGGATGTGAAGCCACAAAATGTTTTG GTGGATCCTCTAACTCATCAAGTCAAGCTCTGTGACTTTGGGAGCGCAAAAGCACTG GTTGCGGGTGAACCCAATATATCATACATATGCTCACGCTACTATCGTGCTCCGGAGCTCATATTTGGTGCAACTGAATATACTACATCAATAGATATATGGTCAGCCGGGTGTGTTCTTGCAGAGCTGCTCCTTGGTCAG CCATTGTTTCCAGGGGAGAGTGCAGTTGATCAGCTTGTAGAGATTATTAAG GTTCTTGGTACACCAACCCGTGAGGAAATACGCTGCATGAACCCGAACTATACAGAGTTTAGGTTTCCTCAGATAAAAGCACACCCTTGGCACAAG GTTTTCCACAAGAGGATGCCTCCTGAAGCAATAGATCTTGCTTCGCGCCTTCTTCAATATTCACCGAGTCTCCGTTGCACTGCT CTCGATGCATGTGCACATCCTTTCTTTGATGAGCTGCGAGAGCCAAATGCACGCTTGCCAAATGGACGTCCATTTCCACCCCTGTTCAACTTCAAACATGAA CTAGCAAATTCTTCACCAGAGCTCATCAGCAGGCTCGTACCAGAACATGTTCGACGGCAAGCTGACCACAACTTCTTCAATGCTGGGAGCTAA